The Streptomyces europaeiscabiei genome window below encodes:
- a CDS encoding expansin EXLX1 family cellulose-binding protein yields the protein MAARSHRSSRRPKRRTALISVAAVAAVGLAASLVIAFGPDRETGAEAAGKVGAAPAATTPRATGASSGAPERKPSATPSKSPSPSASTTTPSATPTTGSTRPSPAVTRQAGSASAQLAGRIRPGVEREGVATFYDAGTGEGGACSYGPSDDVMTAAMNTTDYEVSKACGAYVRVRAAGGAAVTVRITNECPAPCKPGQLDLSAQAFAKLAAPSSGQIPITWSLLSPGTSGPLSIRYKTGSSQYWCGIQVIGHRNPVARLEVRDGGGWARLPRTEYNYFLSEQGGGCGGALRITDIYGERLTVDGIAVRPDVVQATGVQFTAR from the coding sequence GTGGCAGCCCGTTCCCACCGCTCCTCCCGCCGGCCCAAGCGGCGCACCGCCCTCATATCCGTCGCCGCTGTGGCGGCCGTCGGGCTCGCCGCGTCGCTCGTCATCGCCTTCGGCCCCGACCGCGAGACAGGCGCCGAAGCCGCAGGGAAGGTCGGGGCCGCCCCCGCCGCGACCACTCCCCGGGCGACCGGAGCGTCCTCCGGGGCACCGGAGCGGAAGCCCTCCGCCACACCCTCGAAGTCCCCGTCCCCGTCGGCCTCGACGACCACTCCGTCGGCGACCCCGACCACCGGGTCCACCCGGCCGTCGCCCGCCGTCACCCGGCAGGCCGGGTCCGCCTCGGCACAGCTGGCGGGGCGGATCCGGCCCGGGGTCGAACGCGAAGGAGTCGCCACCTTCTACGACGCCGGTACGGGCGAGGGCGGCGCCTGCTCGTACGGCCCGAGCGACGACGTGATGACCGCGGCGATGAACACCACCGACTACGAGGTCTCCAAGGCCTGCGGGGCGTACGTGCGCGTCCGCGCGGCGGGCGGCGCCGCCGTGACGGTCCGGATCACCAACGAGTGCCCGGCGCCCTGCAAGCCCGGCCAGCTCGACCTCAGCGCACAGGCCTTCGCCAAGCTCGCCGCCCCCTCAAGCGGCCAGATCCCGATCACCTGGAGTCTGCTGAGCCCTGGCACGTCCGGCCCTCTGTCGATCCGGTACAAGACCGGGTCCAGCCAGTACTGGTGCGGCATCCAGGTGATCGGGCACCGGAACCCGGTGGCACGGCTGGAGGTCCGCGACGGCGGCGGCTGGGCCCGACTGCCCCGTACCGAGTACAACTACTTCCTCTCCGAGCAGGGCGGCGGGTGCGGCGGCGCGCTCAGGATCACCGACATCTACGGGGAACGGCTGACCGTCGACGGCATCGCGGTGCGGCCGGACGTCGTACAGGCGACCGGGGTGCAGTTCACCGCGCGCTGA